From a region of the Terriglobia bacterium genome:
- a CDS encoding response regulator, giving the protein MDDLQVRVLLVEDDRDDYVLVQNLLAEIAPSRYVLAWEQSYDAALKMLANGAHDVCLLDYCLGARTGLDLLHEAVQKGCKAPIILLTGQGAYELDLEAMRSGAADYLVKSQINAPLLDRSIRYAIERKRTEEELRQSHQQLRALSSKLLNAQEDERRFIAKELHDGIGQILTAIKFGVENSLQLAGCKTMPCQQSLTSVISMIQNGIDEIRRISRDLWPAMMNEFGVLATIGSYCREFQNIFLGIRIEKVIEVAEEEVPDPLKITLYRILQEATNNAAKHSKGDLVSLTLKKNGNRLELSIRDNGQGFDLDSVLAWRKPRRGLGLASMRERTELSGGCFSIESVVGKGTVVRASWDTAAQLTAEV; this is encoded by the coding sequence ATGGACGATCTCCAGGTCAGGGTGCTTCTGGTCGAAGATGATCGGGATGATTACGTCCTCGTGCAGAACCTGCTTGCCGAAATTGCTCCCTCCAGATATGTGCTGGCATGGGAACAGTCCTACGATGCCGCGCTGAAGATGCTTGCCAACGGCGCCCACGATGTCTGCCTTCTCGACTACTGCCTTGGCGCGCGCACAGGTCTCGACCTTTTGCACGAGGCGGTCCAAAAAGGCTGCAAAGCCCCTATCATATTGCTGACCGGCCAGGGTGCCTATGAACTGGATCTTGAAGCGATGAGGAGCGGAGCGGCGGACTATCTGGTCAAGAGTCAGATCAACGCGCCTCTTTTGGACCGTTCCATCCGCTATGCCATTGAACGCAAACGGACAGAAGAGGAATTGCGCCAGTCACACCAGCAGCTCAGGGCTCTCTCCTCCAAACTTCTCAATGCTCAGGAGGACGAAAGAAGGTTTATCGCCAAGGAACTGCACGATGGCATCGGCCAGATCCTGACCGCAATCAAGTTCGGGGTGGAGAACAGCCTGCAGTTGGCCGGCTGCAAGACCATGCCGTGTCAGCAGTCCCTCACTTCCGTCATCTCCATGATCCAAAACGGTATCGACGAAATCCGACGCATCTCCCGGGACCTGTGGCCGGCCATGATGAACGAGTTCGGGGTTCTGGCCACCATCGGCTCCTATTGCAGGGAATTCCAGAACATCTTTCTCGGAATCCGAATTGAAAAAGTGATCGAGGTGGCGGAAGAAGAAGTGCCGGATCCGCTGAAGATTACCCTTTATCGGATCCTGCAGGAAGCCACGAATAACGCCGCCAAGCACAGCAAGGGGGATCTGGTCTCACTGACTCTCAAGAAGAACGGCAACCGCCTCGAGTTGAGCATCCGCGATAATGGCCAGGGGTTCGACCTTGACAGCGTGCTTGCCTGGCGAAAGCCCCGCAGAGGGCTGGGCCTCGCCAGCATGCGGGAACGAACGGAGCTCTCCGGAGGGTGCTTTTCGATCGAGTCGGTGGTGGGAAAAGGAACCGTCGTCCGCGCCTCATGGGATACAGCCGCGCAGCTGACCGCCGAAGTCTAG
- a CDS encoding response regulator, which yields MADDDQDDCLLVRDAFAQSRLANHLHFVDDGEDLMDYLYQRGEYADPGRYPRPGLILLDLNMPRKDGREALREIKSDPRLRSIPVVVLTTSKEEEDILRSYDTGANSFITKPVTFEALAGLVKSLGKYWFEIVALPDGRKGN from the coding sequence ATGGCGGACGATGATCAAGACGACTGCCTGCTGGTCCGGGATGCATTTGCGCAAAGCCGGCTGGCCAATCATCTGCACTTTGTGGATGACGGCGAAGACCTCATGGACTACCTCTACCAACGAGGCGAATACGCCGATCCCGGCCGCTATCCCCGCCCGGGATTGATTCTTCTGGATTTGAACATGCCCAGGAAAGACGGCCGGGAGGCGTTGCGGGAAATCAAATCGGACCCGCGCCTCCGATCCATCCCGGTGGTGGTGCTGACCACCTCCAAAGAGGAAGAGGATATCCTGCGCAGTTACGACACTGGAGCCAACTCGTTCATCACCAAACCGGTGACCTTCGAGGCACTGGCCGGGCTTGTCAAGTCACTCGGCAAGTATTGGTTTGAGATCGTCGCGCTGCCGGATGGTCGAAAGGGAAACTGA
- a CDS encoding MEDS domain-containing protein translates to MNERLRKSGIQLIGEVPWGTHFCQFYKTKKDLLDILIPYFKAGLENHEFCMWVTSEPLTEDEALRAMKKAVPRFDRYLDGGQMEIIPHTGWYLKDNRFSSRRVLNGWVKRHDSALARGYQGLRLTGNTFWLEKDDWKKFTDYEETVDSVIGRYAMIALCTYSLDRCGASEVVDVISNHRFALIKRAQRWELIESAERKRMETERRRIEEELRKSNQRLELLSNTASGLLMTEVPQQIVNSLCQEMLPYLDCHAFFNYLFDEHEQRLHLNAWAGIPDETARIIEWLDLGVAVCGCAARDACRIVAENIPETPDPRTDLVRSLGIKAYACHPLFSGGHVIGTLSFGTRTRTRFEDDELALMKTVADQVAIAMERVNQFERLRAAQTELLQSHEQLENRVRERTVELASANARLREEIEKIDRAEEKIREQAALLELAHDAILVRDLDSRVVFWNHGAEEIYGWSREQALGKATHDLLATRFPKPVAEIESEIIRAGRWEGELEHLRRDGHRISVESRWTLQRDAAGRPSAILEINNDITRRKAGQKALQAASLYARSLIEASLDPLVTISADGKIMDVNRATEMATGVARDHMIGSDFSEYFTEPEKARAGYQQVYQDGYVRDYPLAICHANGQVTEVLYNATLYRNESGEVQGVFAAARDVTALRRAEEKLKVYTEKLEWSNRELQDFAFVASHDLQEPLRKIQSFGERLKIKYEAQLGHEGRDYLERMQKAAHRMGSLIRDLLGYSRITTNAEPFVPVDLSILVNEVLADLEVSIEQNGGRVEAECLPTIEADPNQMRQLFQNLISNALKFHGNEKPRIRICERPLSTAPVGRSQVDSRHQIIVEDNGIGFDEKYLTRIFVPFQRLHGRGEYEGTGMGLAICRKIVERHGGSITARSAPGKGSTFIITLPRRQPKGDNAS, encoded by the coding sequence CGGATGGTACCTGAAGGATAACAGGTTCAGCTCCCGGCGCGTGCTCAACGGCTGGGTGAAAAGGCACGATTCGGCGCTCGCACGGGGTTATCAGGGCCTGCGGCTGACGGGCAATACCTTCTGGCTCGAGAAAGACGACTGGAAAAAGTTTACAGACTACGAGGAGACGGTGGACAGCGTCATCGGGCGGTACGCGATGATCGCTCTTTGCACATACTCGCTGGACCGTTGCGGTGCCAGCGAAGTCGTGGATGTCATCAGCAACCACAGATTCGCACTGATCAAGCGGGCCCAGCGATGGGAGCTGATCGAAAGCGCCGAACGGAAGCGCATGGAAACCGAGCGCCGCCGGATCGAAGAGGAGCTGCGCAAGAGCAATCAGCGCCTCGAACTGCTGTCGAACACCGCGAGCGGGCTGCTCATGACTGAGGTTCCCCAGCAAATCGTCAACTCACTGTGCCAAGAGATGCTGCCCTATCTGGATTGTCATGCTTTCTTCAACTATCTCTTCGACGAGCATGAGCAACGCCTGCATCTGAACGCCTGGGCAGGCATTCCGGATGAGACGGCCCGCATCATCGAGTGGCTGGACCTGGGTGTCGCGGTGTGCGGCTGCGCCGCGCGCGACGCCTGCCGCATCGTGGCCGAGAACATCCCTGAAACTCCGGACCCGCGCACCGACCTGGTGCGCTCCCTTGGCATCAAAGCCTACGCCTGCCATCCGCTGTTTTCCGGGGGACACGTAATAGGAACGCTCTCATTCGGCACTCGGACCCGCACTCGCTTTGAGGATGACGAACTGGCGCTGATGAAGACTGTCGCCGATCAAGTAGCCATCGCCATGGAGCGCGTGAATCAATTTGAACGCCTCAGGGCTGCCCAAACGGAGTTGCTGCAGTCACATGAACAGCTCGAGAATAGGGTCCGGGAACGCACAGTTGAGCTCGCCAGTGCCAATGCAAGATTGCGGGAGGAAATCGAAAAGATCGATCGTGCGGAGGAGAAGATCCGGGAGCAAGCAGCCTTGCTCGAACTGGCGCACGACGCTATCCTGGTGCGCGACCTGGACAGCAGAGTCGTCTTCTGGAATCACGGTGCCGAGGAGATCTACGGCTGGTCGAGGGAACAGGCACTCGGCAAGGCGACTCACGATCTCCTCGCAACCCGGTTCCCAAAGCCGGTCGCGGAAATCGAAAGCGAGATTATTCGAGCCGGGCGCTGGGAGGGCGAACTGGAGCACCTCAGGCGCGACGGCCATCGCATCAGCGTCGAAAGCAGATGGACCCTGCAACGAGATGCTGCGGGCAGGCCCTCCGCCATCCTCGAGATCAACAACGACATCACCCGGCGCAAGGCCGGCCAGAAGGCGCTGCAGGCTGCATCGCTATATGCACGCAGCCTGATCGAAGCGAGCCTCGATCCGCTGGTCACCATCAGCGCCGACGGGAAGATCATGGATGTCAACAGGGCGACGGAGATGGCTACCGGGGTCGCCCGTGATCACATGATCGGAAGCGACTTCTCGGAATACTTCACCGAACCTGAAAAGGCGCGCGCCGGGTACCAACAGGTGTATCAGGACGGGTATGTCAGGGATTATCCGCTCGCCATTTGCCATGCGAACGGACAAGTGACGGAAGTGCTTTACAACGCGACTCTCTATCGGAACGAGTCCGGCGAGGTGCAGGGAGTATTCGCCGCCGCCCGCGATGTCACGGCTCTCAGGCGGGCGGAAGAGAAGCTCAAGGTCTATACGGAAAAGCTCGAGTGGAGCAACCGCGAGCTGCAGGATTTCGCCTTCGTGGCCTCCCATGACCTGCAGGAGCCCCTGCGCAAGATCCAGTCCTTCGGTGAACGGCTGAAAATCAAGTATGAGGCGCAACTCGGGCACGAGGGACGCGATTACCTGGAGAGAATGCAGAAGGCTGCCCACCGGATGGGAAGCCTGATCCGGGACCTGCTCGGCTACTCCCGGATAACCACTAACGCGGAGCCTTTCGTCCCGGTAGACCTGTCAATCCTGGTTAACGAGGTCCTGGCCGACCTGGAGGTAAGCATTGAACAAAACGGTGGTCGTGTGGAAGCCGAATGCCTGCCCACGATCGAAGCCGATCCAAACCAGATGCGCCAGCTTTTCCAGAACCTGATCAGCAATGCGCTGAAGTTTCATGGCAACGAAAAACCCCGCATCCGGATCTGCGAGCGTCCCCTGAGCACCGCCCCGGTGGGACGATCCCAGGTCGATTCACGGCATCAGATCATAGTGGAGGACAACGGCATCGGATTCGACGAGAAATACCTGACCCGCATATTCGTTCCGTTTCAGCGGCTCCATGGTCGGGGCGAGTACGAAGGGACCGGCATGGGGCTTGCCATCTGCCGCAAGATCGTCGAGCGCCACGGAGGCAGCATCACGGCCAGAAGTGCTCCAGGCAAAGGCTCCACTTTCATCATCACGTTGCCCAGGAGGCAACCCAAGGGAGATAATGCTTCATGA